GGCATGGGCATCCCCTCGCTCTCCATCTACACCACCGAGCTCATCCGCGAGTACGGCGTGCGCGTCATCCTCCGCGTGGGCAGCTGCGGCGCCCTGCGCCAGGACGTGAAGCTGCGCGACATCATCGTGGCGACGGCCGCGGGCACCGACTCCAACGTCAACCGCATGCGCCTGGGCGGCCATGACTTCCCCGCCGTGGCGGACTTCACGCTCGCCCGCCACGCGGTGGAAGCCGCCGAGAAGCGCGGGCGGCCCGTGCGCGTGGGCAGCGTGTTCACCTCGGATCTCTTCTACTCCCCCGAGGGCGAGGCGGCGAAGAACGCCCTCTATGCCCGCATGGGCATGCTCGCGGTGGAGATGGAGGTGGCCGGCCTCTACGGCGTCGCGGCCGAGTTCGGCGCCCGCGCCCTCGGCCTGCTCACGGTGTCCGACCACCTCCTCACCCGGGAGTCCCTCAGCGCCGCCGACCGCCAGACCACGTTCGACGAGATGATCGAACTGGCCCTGGACGTGGCCGCCGCTCAGTAGGCGCCCGTGCGCCGGAGCACCGCTGGCAACGTGCGGAAGAGGATTTCAATGTCCAGCCAGAGCGACCAGCGGTGGATGTACTCGCAGTCCAGCCGCACCACCTCCTCGAAGTCGGTGATGGAGCTGCGGCCGCTGACCTGCCACAGGCCGGTGATGCCCGGACGGGCCCCCAGCCGGCCGAAGTGGTGGTCGCGGTAGGTGGCCAGGTCCGACTCGAAGAAGGGCCGGGGCCCCACGATGGACATCTCCCCGCGCAGCACGTTGAAGAGCTGGGGCAGCTCGTCCAGGCTCCACTTGCGCAGCACGGCCCCCACGCGCGTGACGCGCGGATCATTGGGAATCTTGAACAGGCGCGCGTCCCCGCTGGTATTCAGGTGCGCCAGCTTCGCCTTCTCCGCGTCCGCGCCCACCCGCATGGTGCGGAACTTCATCATGCGGAAGGTACGGCCACCGCGCCCCACGCGCTCCTGGGCGAAGAAGACGGGCCCGCGCGAGTCGAGCTTGATGGCGGCCGCGATCAGCATGAGCAGCGGCGAGATGAGCAAGAGCCCCAGCCCCGCCCCCACCAGGTCCACGATCCGCTTCACCCACAGCTGCTGCGCGCGCAGCGACGGCAGCGTCAGCTCCATGAAGGGCATGGCGCGGTAGGAGATGGGCGAGGGGCGCACCCAGCCGCCGAGCCGGTCATATCGGGACACGGCGAGCAGCCGCACGCCCGCGGAGTCCACCGCCTCGAGCAACTGCCTGAGCTGCGAGTCCCCGAGCATCCCGCAGAGCACCACGGTGTCCGCGGAGTTGTTCTGCAGCACGCTCCACAGGTCGTCCAACGAGCCGAGCAGCTTGTCCTCGCCGGAGACCCGCGCGCTCTTCTGGATGGACACCCAGCCCATCATGTCCAGCACGCCGAAGTGCTCCAGACGCTCTCGCACCCGGCGACTCTCCAGGGCCTCCGGGTCGCCCACCAGCAGCACCCGCTCGGCGGGCGAGCTGAAGAAGGGAATGCGGATCAGCCGGGCGATGAGCCAGGCCAGCCCCCGGCGTGCCCCCACCAGGGCGACACCGAGGCCCGCCACCGCCGTGATGTAGTGCACCACCACGGGGGCGATGCCGCGCAGCCACAGATCTCGCCAGAGCACCAGGCCCACGGCGAGCAACACGCCACTGACGATCTTCCGCGGCGAACGCCAGTCATCCCCCGAGTGGTAGGCCCCCGCCACCAGCAGCCCCACCACGAGCGCGGCCCCCATCTGCCAGCCGCCCGCGGAACCCAGCGGAGGCACCGCCCAGCGCGTGGCCGCGTCGAGTGGCTCGAAGCGGTGACTCGTCTGAAAGGCATTCAGCGCGGCGCGCGCCAGCACGAAGGCCGTGGCATCCGCGGCCAGCAACAACAGCACCCGGGCGGAGGCCCGCAGCGCGTGCATCAGCAGCGTGCGCGAGGCGCGGCGCTGCAACATCACCCGGGGCGGCACCATCCAGAGCGACTTGACCGCCGCGTTGACCGCCGCGAAACGGCCCGACGCGGTGAACTTGCCTGGGGCAGGGGGGGGAACCGAGGGGGTCACCCCCGCATCTTCTCTTTGCTTTTCCTATTAGTCCACGGACCCCCCCTCTGGCGTCCCGCTCCAGGTGATGGATGGAGGACGTCCTCCCGACCCCCGCGCCAGGCACGTCCGCCTGCCTGCTTTCGAAAGCGTCACTTATCCGCTACGGCGGATGTATTGACAAGATGGCGGAGGAGGCGCATCTTGCCGCCCGTCATGATCTCCGTGGCTCTGAACTGTCGTCGAATGTTGATGCCGAGTGGTGGGCGCGCGCCCGCCACCGGTTGACCGACGTCCGTCGACCAGTGGCAGAGAGCGCGGAGCCCACCATCCCCCACGAGGGGCCGGTGGGCTCGGTCGTTTCAGGGCTGCCGGTGTCCTCGTGGCTTCACCCCACTCGAGGAGCACCCCATGAGCACGAAGCAGACCCCCTCGCAGCACTTCGAGACGCTGTCGCTCCACGCCGGCTACGAGCCCGAGCCCACCACCGGCTCGCGCGCGGTGCCCATCTACCAGACGACGAGCTACCGCTTCCGCAACGCGCAGCACGCGGCGGACCTCTTCGCGCTCAAGGAGCCGGGCAACATCTACACGCGCATCACCAACCCCACCACGGACGTCTTCGAGAAGCGCATCGCCGCGCTCGAGGGCGGCGTGGGAGCGCTCGCGGTGGCGTCGGGCCAGGCCGCCGAGACGATCGCGCTGCTCACCCTCCTCAAGGCCGGAGACGAGTTCGTCACCGCCACCAGCCTCTACGGCGGCACGTACAACCTCTTCAAGGTGACGCTGGCGCGGCTGGGCATCCAGGCGCGCTTCGCGGACGTGAACGAGCTGGAGACGGTGCGCGCGGCCATCGGGCCCAGGACGAAGGCGCTCTACATCGAGTCCATCGGCAACCCGCGCCTGGACATCCCGGACTTCGAGGCGCTGGGGGAAATCGCCAGGGAGGCGGGCATCCCCCTCATCGTGGACAACACGGCGCTGTCCCCGGCGCTCTTCAACCCGCTGCGCCACGGGGCCCACATCGTGGTGCACAGCGCGACGAAGTACATCGGCGGCCATGGCACCTCCATTGGTGGCGTCATCGTGGATGGCGGCAACTTCCCCTGGAACAACGGCCGCTTCCCCGAGTTCACCGACCCCAACCCCAGCTACCACGGCCTGCGGCTGCACGAGGCGCTCGGCCCGGCGGCGTTCATCGCCAAGGCGCGCCTGGAGGGCCTGCGCGACCTCGGCCCCGCGCTCAGCCCCTTCAACGCGCACGCCTTCATCCTGGGCCTGGAGACACTCAAGCTGCGCGTGGAGCGCCACTCGCAGAACGCCCTGGCCGTGGCCCGCTGGCTGCGCCAGCACCCGAAGGTGGAGTGGGTGCGCTACCCTGGCCTGGAGGAGGATCCCTCCTTCCCGCTCGCGAAGAAGTACCTGCGCAACGGCTCGGGCGGCCTGGTGACGTTCGGGGTGCGCGGCGGCGTGGACGCGGGACGGCGGCTCATCGACGGCGTGAAGCTGTGGAGCCTGCTGGCCAACATCGGTGACACGCGCTCGCTCATCATCCACCCGGCGAGCACCACCCACCAGCAGCTCACCCCCGAGGAGCGCCTGAGCACCGGCGTGACGGACGGACTCGTCCGGCTGTCGGTGGGTCTGGAGCACATCGACGACATCACCGCGGACCTGGAGCAGGCGCTCTCGGAGGCCTGAGCCCCTTCCTCGCTTCTTCCTGGAGACCCGCCATGTCCGCTCCCACCGCCCGCGTCTTCGACCTTCCCCTGCCCGACCTGCCCCTCGAGGCCGGTGCCCGGATCCGCTCCCACATCGCGCGGGGCTGGTGGTGGGGACCCGCCGGGGATCTCCCCTGGCTCCAATCCCGCGCCCACCTCCTCTCCGAGGAAGCGGTGCGGGACAACGCGCTCGAGGTCGTGCGCCGCACCCGGGCCGAGCTGGACGAGCGGACCGACTCGCTCCTGCACCCGGAGCGCGTGGCCCCCGACCCGTCCGTGCCCACGGTGCTGCTCGTCCACGCGCTCACCGGGGACATGCGCGCCGGAGGGCCGGGCGGCTGGTGGGAGCCCGTCATCGGACCGGGCCGCGCGTTGGATCCCGAGCGGGTGCGGCTGCTGTGCTTCAACAACCTGGGCTCCTGCTATGGCAGCTCGGGCCCGGCGGACGAGGGCTTTCCCCGGCGCGTGGATGACGCGCGCTTCGGTCCCCCCGCGCCGCTGCTCAAGGGAGACCTGCGGCTCGACGAGACGCACCTCCCGGCGACGATCACCCCGTGGGATCAGGCGCGCGCCATCCTCCAGTCCCTGGACGCGCTGGGCATCGAGCGCGTGTCGCTCCTCACGGGCGGCTCGCTCGGGGGGATGATCGTCCTGTGCCTCGCGGTGCTGGCGCCCGAGCGCTTCGAGCGCATCGCGCCCATCGCCGCCGCGAGCGAGTCGAGCGCGTGGGTGGTGGGGTGGAACCACGTGGCGCGGCAGACCTTGCTGGCGGACCCCGGGTATCCGAACAACCCCGAGCGGGGACTGGAGCTGGCGCGCCAGCTCGCCACCCTCACCTACCGCGCGGAGCCGGGCATGGACGCGCACCACGGACGCGGTCGGCCCCGGCCCGGAGAGACCCAGGCCCCGGGCTGGTCCTCTCGGGGGCACTACCCCATCCAGAGCTACCTGGAACACCAGGGAACCAAGCTCCGGGCGCGCTTCGATGCCCGGTCCTACCTGGCGCTCCTGGGCGCCATGGATCACCATGATCTCTCGCGGTCCCCCGAGCCCAACACCCGGGGAACGTGGGGCGTGCCGCGCATCCAGGCGAGCGCGCTGTGCGTGGGCATCGAGGAGGACCAGCTCTTTCCCGCCCGGCACATGGAGGAGCTGACCCGGAGCCTGAGCGCACTGGGCTGCCACGCGGAGTACGCCGCGCTCTCCAGCCCCTACGGCCACGATGGCTTCCTCATCGAGTGGGAGCCGCTCGACGCGCTGCTGCGGCGCGCGCTCGCCCTGCCGCCGGGAGGCAGGACAGCGGCGGAGGTCGCCTCCGGGGAGGAGCCGCGCACGGAGGTGAGCCTGGTAGGAGACGAGGCAGCGGCTCTTCGCCCTGGCGTGGGAGCACCACCGGACCTGGCACTACATCGGCTCGAGCCTGCCCGTGCCGCGCACGCTCGCGGACCTGGTGCACACGGGAGATCGGGTGCGCCTCATTGAGAGCTGTCTGTCGAGGACGCTGGGCCTCCCCGCGCGAGAGAGCCCGGTAGGTAGCAGCACGGGTTTCCCACCCTGGGTGCGTCGGCGTTAGACTCGGGGAATGTCCGAGACGAAGCCGCCCCCTTCCACGGAGTTTGGCAAGCCCGAGACGCGCAAGAAGGTCACGGTATTCGGTATCCCAGTGAAGGTGGACCCCTACATGTCCATCCGTCCGGGTACTCCGGGCGAGTACGTCATCGCGCCGAAGCCTCCGCAGCAGGAGGAGCGTCCGCCCAACGCTCTCGTGGTCGAGCCCTATCCAGGCCACGGCAAATCTCAGCCATGAGTCTCCATCCCCTCGTCCGCTGGGTGGGTGTCTGACAACTCGTCAAGACAACTCGTCAACTGCCTCTTGTTCCCTGGGTAATGTCATCGCCGCCCGGGGCGGATTCACCGCTCGGGTGACCGTCCTCGGCGGCATGGGCGACAAGGAGCGCCTCCGCTTCATCAATGCATCACTGTTCGACGACTCGGGACGCCTCTCGGAAACGCGCATCGTCTCCCGTCTTCGCTCGGGCTTGCTGCTGCTGTGCGCCGCCTAAACCAGCCGAATAGGCCTCCTCGCTTTCCGCGAGGAGGCTCATTTTTCCTGGATGCGGCGCAGAACCTGGGCCGCCTCATCGAAGAGACTGGCCAGAATCGGCTCCGCCGGACGGTGTCTCTCCAGGAGAGCAACATCCTCCGGCTGGCCTATCAACGCCAGGAGGCTGGCTGCTCGCGTGGCGCAGTTGAGAGACGTCGCAGAGAGCAGTCTCCGGGCCAGGATGCGCAAATCAAAGCGGACTTCGGGAGCAACCCTCGGGAGGAGCCGCTCCTGCCCGAGCAGGAGGAGCAGCAAGCGCTCGCAGAAGTAAGCGGCCTCTCCATCCTGGCTCACCGCACTATCGACCCTAGCCTCCGCCGTGGAGATAAAGACGGAAAGGGTAGGCAGCCATGCGTCGGGCAACTCTTCTTCGAGCACCGTGAGGACTTCCGTCTTGTCCTTTATGGGCACCGACATGTCCTGAGCCCATATGCGAAGTTCCTCGGGTGACTTCTCCAGAAGCAGTCGTAGACCCCGCAGGGAGTTCAACTCCGACAGGTCGAGTTGCTCCAAGGTCTCTCGAACAATCGGCACCAGGTCGGGATGGCGGTGGCGCCACAGAGCTCGGGCCAGTGGATTGATCTCAGAGAGTGTGTCCCTGCCAGAAACCAACTGTCACCACCCGTACAGGTGCGATAGGGGAGAGGGCATGAACTCCCCGATCTATACGCTCGTCCGCGGCGCCGACTGGCGAGCCGCCAGAACGATGGGTGCCTATCACGGCTCGGCCGATGACACGCGCGATGGCTTCCTGCACCTGTCCACGGCCGAGCAGGTGCGTGAGAGCGCACGCAAGCACCGCTCGGGGGAACGTGACCTGTGGCTGGTGGCCGTCGACCCGGCGGCACTGGGCGCCGCGCTGCGCTGGGAGCCCGCCTCGGGTGGCCGTCGCCCGGGACTATTCCCGCACCTGTATGGCCCACTGCCCATGTCGGCCGTGCTGTCGGAGACTTCGCTTCCACTGGGAGGGAACGGACAGCACGTCTTCCCCGACGAGGTGCCATGAGCCCGGGAAGAACAGCTGGCCGTGCATGATCTCCTCGGCGTTATGCAGGCCGTCGGGACAGGTCCTGCCGTATTGATAACGCGCATAGCAGGCGTCATTCACACACCAACGGCGCGCGGGCGCGTCAGCGAGCGCGCCCTGGCTTCCGCGATCAGCGGCTGGCCAGCGCGCGCTTGTTCGGCTTGCCACTCGGCCCGACGGGAACCTCGGTGATGAAGGTCACGGTGCGTGGCGCGCAGGCCTGCCCCAATCGACCCACCACCCAGTCCCGCAGTTCACCCACGTCCGGCTGCGCGCCCGGCCTCGGCACCACGAAGGCATGTACCGCCTCCCCGGTCTGCTCGTCGTCCTTGCCGACGACGTAGGCCTGATCCACGGAGGGGTGCTCGGCGAGCACCCGCTCGATGGGGCCCGCGTAATAGACATTCGCGTTGACGATGATCACATCTCGCGCCCGGCCCGCGAGGTGCACATAACCGTCACCGTCGACGTAGCCCAGGTCGCGGGTACGAATCCAACCATTGACGAACACCTCGGCGGCCTCCTGCGGGTCCGCCCAGTAACCGGACGTCTGGTATGGCGTCTGGACGAACAGCTCGCCCACCTCTCCAGGCGGCATCTGGGAGCCGTTGGGGCCGCGAACCTCCAGCTTCACCCTGTGATGAAGGCGGCCCACGGACTCCAGGGCCCCCTTCGACGCCAGGGCTTCGCGGGGCGTCAACATCGACAGCAGGCCCGCCTCCGTCTGGCCATAGCCCTGGAAGACCACCGGGCCGAGCCGCCGCAGGGACTCGGCATAGCGCTGCGGGTTCAACGGTGAGCCGGAGACCATGAGCGTGCGCAGGCTGCTGACATCGACCGGGTCCGTCCGCAGGCTGTCGAGCATCTGGTAGAGGCGCGGCACGCTCAGGATGCTGCTGGTGATGCGGTGGCGGGCGATCACGGTCGGGAAGAACGGCCGCAGGTCCATGCTCTCCGGAATGACCACCATCCCCCCACCGAGTAGCGCCACCAGCGCGTAGTCCAGCGCGACCTGGCTGTTCAGCGTGCCAAACAGCAGATGGCGTTGCATCCCGGAGGCCATCTCGCGGATGGCGGGACTCCAGTACTCGGGGTAGGCCGGCCAATCCTGGCTGATCGCCGCGTACGTCTGGACGCCTCCCTTGGGATTGCCGGTACTGCCGCTGGTATAGATGATCCGGGCGACGTCCCCCGGCCGTCCCGAGGCCCGCAGGGGCGCTCCATCATCCGCCGCGGCCAACACATCCGGCAGATCCGGCGCCGCGCCGAGGCACAGCACCGGCAGCTTCCCAGCCGCCTCGCGCATCTCTGCGGTGTTGTTCGCCGGATCGATGAGCAGAGCGTCGACACGATCACCGAGCAGGTGTGTCAGTTGCCCGGACGTCAACCCTGGACGGATACCCGCGATGCGGGCGCCCAACGCCCAGGCCGCCATCATCGCCGCGAAGGTTTCCGGCGTGACGCTGGCGGACACGGCCAGACCGGAGCCCGGTCCCACACCGGCGGCCCGCAGGCCCGAGGCCACGCGCCGGGTCGTGCGCAGGATCTCGGCCGCGGTGACCCGTCGGCTTCCGTGCTCGAACCAGATCCGGTCTCCGTCGTCACGCATCCGATCGAGAACGGTTTGGGGAAACATGAGGTCGGTCATGAGGACCACTATGGGACAGCGCTCCAGGGACTTCAACGCTCAGCCCATGTGCCGGGAAGCCTCCGCGAGGAGCCGTGCGTCCAAGGTTTTTCCGTCTGTCGTGACTCAGAGCAGGCGGTCCGTCGCCTCATCTGCCTTCCCGCCGAAGAACGCGTCGAGGACCCGCTGGAACACCGGCTGTGACGGGTCGGCGCGCAGGAACAGCGTCATCGAGGACCGGAGCTTCTGCGCGTCGATGCCGCCGAAGATCGCCTCCGCGGAGGGCGCGGACGTGTCGGCGACAACCCTCGCGCACTCGACGAGCCGCGGCCCCAGCGTCGGATGCGCCAGGTACGCCCGCGCCTCGTCGAGCGACGAAATCGCATACCGCTGGGCCATGGAGCTGCGGCCGAGGCCGGCGATCTGCGGGAACACGAACCACATCCAGTGCGAGGTCTTGCGTCCGCGGCGCAGCTCCGCGAGAGCCCGGTCGTAGGTGCCACCGTCATCCTGGGCTCGCACGAAGCGGGCGAGGTCGTGGGGATCGTCGTTCATGCCGTGACGCTACGCGCGCACGCGGAAAAGGTCGACGGCCCCACCCCGACTGGAGTCACCCTACCGGATAGGTCACGGATTCGAAGGAGGCCTTGAACTTACGCAGCGGCAGTTCGAAGGTGTCGTTCACGGTGCCCACGAGAGGGTATTGGTCCCCGCCGTGTGGATTGCGCAAGCCGACCATGATCTCGCCGCGGCTGGAAGTCCGAGTGCCGGTCACGGTGTAGGCGTGAGCGGTTTCAACTCTCGAACTCATCCCTTCGGTCCCATGGTAGTTGGACCCGGCGATCACCGAGACGCCCCGCGTGTTGGCCATGCTGAGGATGTTCACGAGCTGCTGGTCCGGCATACCCCGGATGGACACATAATCCGCGGGCCGCCCCGTGAAGGACTGCATGGCGTGGATGCCCGTCCCTCCCTCCAGGTCACCGTACCCCCTGGTCTGGCGAGTACTCGTGTCCTGTCCCCGATAGGCGGACTCGCTGGCGTCGTGAACCTTGGCGTAGCCCTTCTCAACCATGTGCGGCCAGATGACCCGCTGTCTCTGGGACGTGTGGAAGCTGGGCTCCATTCCCGTGGGGAGCTGGCTGTCCACATGCACTTGCACCGGCTGCATGGTCCTGGGGTCGTGAAGATTGACCTGGTACGAACCGGATCCTTGTGGCTGCACCATGTACTGGATGGCGTTGGGGTCGCTGGCGACGCCCGCCAGTGACGCCAGCACGTGGCAATCCCCGAGATTGCCCTGTCTGACATGCTTGGGCTGAGGACCGCCACGCCCATACAGCGTGTGGTTCTGGACCTGCGCATAGGGATTCTCCCCCGAGTACGCGGAGCCCCACTGGGGCTGGGCGTAGGGGTCGCTCAACGTGTGACGGTCTTCCTCCCGATAGGAGGCGTACTGGTCATAAGCCGCGGCACTGGTGGAGGGCTCGGCGGAGACGTAGGAAGCCCGGGGAGGAGAAGCCCGCGAGGAAGAGCTGCTCGACGACCGCGAGTGACCATGGGTCCGGGAAGAAGAAGAATAGGGGGAACCGCTTCCGGAACGACGGACTTCATAGGGCATGAGCAAATCCGGGAGAAAGGGGAGTTGCCCTGTCCATCAGCAAGAAAGAGGCCAACCCACCCCGCCGGGGAAGACCCCGGATTTCCTCGGGAACGTCTCGGGAGGAGCGCCTTTCCCCCCGCCGTCACCTGATGACAGTTGTCCTGGGTGGTGACAGAAGTCACCACCGCCCTGGCGGCCCACGCGTCGAACGAAGGGCGGAGGAGGGTTCAGGACATGGACTCGGGGCGAGGGGGCGCGAACACCGGAGCCTCGGCCTCCAGGGTGAAGTCGCGCAGCTTGCGGTAGTCCTCGTACTCGGCCTGCAGCGTCAGCAGGTCTCCCGGCTCGATGAGGGTGTTTCCGGGGGGATGCAGCCGCTCCTCCCCTCCCCCGTGCCGGCGCATGGACAGGGTCAGGCCACCGAAGCGGTCGCGCACCTCGGAGAGCGTCATGCCCGGCAGCTTCTCGCGCGCCTCGAAGACGGACACCACCATCAGGTGCGTGCCGATGCGGAACGAGTGGATGATGCGGGGATCCAACGCCGCGAGCGCCATGGCGGGGGCCGCCAGCGACGAGCTGCTCAGCGCCTCGGCCTTGAAGGTGTCGCGCACCTTGGCCACCAGGTCGTCATCGAAGAGCCGGATGACCACGCGGATGTTCGGGTTCACCTTCCGGGCATCCAGCGCGATGTTCAGGTTGGCCAGGTCATCATCCGTGGCGCAGACGATGGCCGCCGCCGTCTTCACGTTGGTGCGCGGCAGGCACTGCTGGCTGCGGATGTCGTCGATGAGCAGCGGCACCTGCTCGTCGCGGAGCACCGCCACGAAGGCCGCCTCCTCGCGCTTCTCCACCACCACCACGTCCCGGCCCAGCGCCCGGAGCTGCGACACCACCCGGTAGCCCACGCGCCCCGCGCCGCACACCACCACGTGGCCCTTCATCGTCTCGGCGATCACCTCGAACCACTCCTTGTCCTGCCGGTGCCTGGCGAAGAAGAGGTAGGCGAAGCGCACCACGCCGTCCACCAGCACGGCGATCCCCACCGGGGGAATCACCATGTCGAGCACCATCAACAGGGTGTCATCCACGTCCAGCGAGGGCTGCCCGTAGAGCAGGAAGTACACGTGGCGCAGCGCCTTGCCCAGGCTCACCCCGTGGCCATCCGCCCCCACGTGCCGCCAGCGGTACACCAGCGGCATGAAGCCGAAGAGGACCACCGCCATGAGCACCGTGGGGCGGAAGCGGCGCAGCAGCGCCACGAGGTAGCGCAAGTCATTGGCCAGTCGGCGGCGGCGGGGGGGAGTCACCAACACGCCCCCGTGCCTAGCACGCCCCCACTGCTCCGGCCACCCGCGCCGGGCCCCGGCTCAGGCGCCCGTCGGGGTGATGCCCGTCTCGGCCGCGTTCTTCGCCCGGCGGCGCTCGATGAGCCACACCGCGATCACGCCCATCTCGTAGCACATGAGCATGGGCCCGGCCATGAGCGACAGGTTCACCACGTCACCGGTGGGGGTGAGGACCGCCGCCAGGATGAGGCACACGACGAAGGCGTGCCGCTGGTACTTGAGGAGGAAGCTCGCCTTGATGATGCCCACCACGCCCAGCAGCGCCATCACCAGCGGCAGCTCGAAGATGATGCCGAAGGACAAGAGCAGGAGCAGCACCAGCGACAACTGCTCCTCCATGGTGAGCATCGGCCGCGTCCACGCCTGCGCCACGTAGCGCGCCTTGCCCAGCGCCAGCTCCTTCTCCAGGCGCCACAGGCCCGCCACCTC
Above is a window of Cystobacter fuscus DNA encoding:
- the deoD gene encoding purine-nucleoside phosphorylase, with product MSTPHISAAPGDFAEVILMPGDPLRARYIAQRFLQDAREVTSVRNMFGYTGTHQGRRLSVMGHGMGIPSLSIYTTELIREYGVRVILRVGSCGALRQDVKLRDIIVATAAGTDSNVNRMRLGGHDFPAVADFTLARHAVEAAEKRGRPVRVGSVFTSDLFYSPEGEAAKNALYARMGMLAVEMEVAGLYGVAAEFGARALGLLTVSDHLLTRESLSAADRQTTFDEMIELALDVAAAQ
- a CDS encoding exopolysaccharide biosynthesis polyprenyl glycosylphosphotransferase, with product MTPSVPPPAPGKFTASGRFAAVNAAVKSLWMVPPRVMLQRRASRTLLMHALRASARVLLLLAADATAFVLARAALNAFQTSHRFEPLDAATRWAVPPLGSAGGWQMGAALVVGLLVAGAYHSGDDWRSPRKIVSGVLLAVGLVLWRDLWLRGIAPVVVHYITAVAGLGVALVGARRGLAWLIARLIRIPFFSSPAERVLLVGDPEALESRRVRERLEHFGVLDMMGWVSIQKSARVSGEDKLLGSLDDLWSVLQNNSADTVVLCGMLGDSQLRQLLEAVDSAGVRLLAVSRYDRLGGWVRPSPISYRAMPFMELTLPSLRAQQLWVKRIVDLVGAGLGLLLISPLLMLIAAAIKLDSRGPVFFAQERVGRGGRTFRMMKFRTMRVGADAEKAKLAHLNTSGDARLFKIPNDPRVTRVGAVLRKWSLDELPQLFNVLRGEMSIVGPRPFFESDLATYRDHHFGRLGARPGITGLWQVSGRSSITDFEEVVRLDCEYIHRWSLWLDIEILFRTLPAVLRRTGAY
- a CDS encoding O-acetylhomoserine aminocarboxypropyltransferase/cysteine synthase family protein translates to MSTKQTPSQHFETLSLHAGYEPEPTTGSRAVPIYQTTSYRFRNAQHAADLFALKEPGNIYTRITNPTTDVFEKRIAALEGGVGALAVASGQAAETIALLTLLKAGDEFVTATSLYGGTYNLFKVTLARLGIQARFADVNELETVRAAIGPRTKALYIESIGNPRLDIPDFEALGEIAREAGIPLIVDNTALSPALFNPLRHGAHIVVHSATKYIGGHGTSIGGVIVDGGNFPWNNGRFPEFTDPNPSYHGLRLHEALGPAAFIAKARLEGLRDLGPALSPFNAHAFILGLETLKLRVERHSQNALAVARWLRQHPKVEWVRYPGLEEDPSFPLAKKYLRNGSGGLVTFGVRGGVDAGRRLIDGVKLWSLLANIGDTRSLIIHPASTTHQQLTPEERLSTGVTDGLVRLSVGLEHIDDITADLEQALSEA
- a CDS encoding alpha/beta fold hydrolase codes for the protein MSAPTARVFDLPLPDLPLEAGARIRSHIARGWWWGPAGDLPWLQSRAHLLSEEAVRDNALEVVRRTRAELDERTDSLLHPERVAPDPSVPTVLLVHALTGDMRAGGPGGWWEPVIGPGRALDPERVRLLCFNNLGSCYGSSGPADEGFPRRVDDARFGPPAPLLKGDLRLDETHLPATITPWDQARAILQSLDALGIERVSLLTGGSLGGMIVLCLAVLAPERFERIAPIAAASESSAWVVGWNHVARQTLLADPGYPNNPERGLELARQLATLTYRAEPGMDAHHGRGRPRPGETQAPGWSSRGHYPIQSYLEHQGTKLRARFDARSYLALLGAMDHHDLSRSPEPNTRGTWGVPRIQASALCVGIEEDQLFPARHMEELTRSLSALGCHAEYAALSSPYGHDGFLIEWEPLDALLRRALALPPGGRTAAEVASGEEPRTEVSLVGDEAAALRPGVGAPPDLALHRLEPARAAHARGPGAHGRSGAPH
- a CDS encoding DUF952 domain-containing protein; protein product: MNSPIYTLVRGADWRAARTMGAYHGSADDTRDGFLHLSTAEQVRESARKHRSGERDLWLVAVDPAALGAALRWEPASGGRRPGLFPHLYGPLPMSAVLSETSLPLGGNGQHVFPDEVP
- a CDS encoding class I adenylate-forming enzyme family protein, which gives rise to MTDLMFPQTVLDRMRDDGDRIWFEHGSRRVTAAEILRTTRRVASGLRAAGVGPGSGLAVSASVTPETFAAMMAAWALGARIAGIRPGLTSGQLTHLLGDRVDALLIDPANNTAEMREAAGKLPVLCLGAAPDLPDVLAAADDGAPLRASGRPGDVARIIYTSGSTGNPKGGVQTYAAISQDWPAYPEYWSPAIREMASGMQRHLLFGTLNSQVALDYALVALLGGGMVVIPESMDLRPFFPTVIARHRITSSILSVPRLYQMLDSLRTDPVDVSSLRTLMVSGSPLNPQRYAESLRRLGPVVFQGYGQTEAGLLSMLTPREALASKGALESVGRLHHRVKLEVRGPNGSQMPPGEVGELFVQTPYQTSGYWADPQEAAEVFVNGWIRTRDLGYVDGDGYVHLAGRARDVIIVNANVYYAGPIERVLAEHPSVDQAYVVGKDDEQTGEAVHAFVVPRPGAQPDVGELRDWVVGRLGQACAPRTVTFITEVPVGPSGKPNKRALASR
- a CDS encoding DUF1810 domain-containing protein produces the protein MNDDPHDLARFVRAQDDGGTYDRALAELRRGRKTSHWMWFVFPQIAGLGRSSMAQRYAISSLDEARAYLAHPTLGPRLVECARVVADTSAPSAEAIFGGIDAQKLRSSMTLFLRADPSQPVFQRVLDAFFGGKADEATDRLL
- a CDS encoding C2 family cysteine protease, which produces MSDPYAQPQWGSAYSGENPYAQVQNHTLYGRGGPQPKHVRQGNLGDCHVLASLAGVASDPNAIQYMVQPQGSGSYQVNLHDPRTMQPVQVHVDSQLPTGMEPSFHTSQRQRVIWPHMVEKGYAKVHDASESAYRGQDTSTRQTRGYGDLEGGTGIHAMQSFTGRPADYVSIRGMPDQQLVNILSMANTRGVSVIAGSNYHGTEGMSSRVETAHAYTVTGTRTSSRGEIMVGLRNPHGGDQYPLVGTVNDTFELPLRKFKASFESVTYPVG
- a CDS encoding potassium channel family protein gives rise to the protein MLVTPPRRRRLANDLRYLVALLRRFRPTVLMAVVLFGFMPLVYRWRHVGADGHGVSLGKALRHVYFLLYGQPSLDVDDTLLMVLDMVIPPVGIAVLVDGVVRFAYLFFARHRQDKEWFEVIAETMKGHVVVCGAGRVGYRVVSQLRALGRDVVVVEKREEAAFVAVLRDEQVPLLIDDIRSQQCLPRTNVKTAAAIVCATDDDLANLNIALDARKVNPNIRVVIRLFDDDLVAKVRDTFKAEALSSSSLAAPAMALAALDPRIIHSFRIGTHLMVVSVFEAREKLPGMTLSEVRDRFGGLTLSMRRHGGGEERLHPPGNTLIEPGDLLTLQAEYEDYRKLRDFTLEAEAPVFAPPRPESMS